Proteins from a single region of Paraglaciecola sp. T6c:
- the nusB gene encoding transcription antitermination factor NusB — MKPAARRKARELAVQAVYSWQMSKNPLDQIELSIVTSNNMQDVDTEYFLELLRAVVRRTAELDAKIKPYLGRLPEELDPVENAILRLATYELVERIDVPYKVVINEAIELAKSFGAEESHKFVNGVLDKAIKTLRKHELS, encoded by the coding sequence GTGAAACCAGCAGCCCGTCGTAAAGCTAGAGAATTAGCGGTTCAAGCCGTTTACTCTTGGCAGATGTCAAAAAATCCACTTGACCAGATAGAACTGAGTATCGTCACGAGCAATAACATGCAAGATGTCGACACCGAGTACTTTCTAGAGTTGTTGCGCGCCGTTGTGCGCAGAACGGCCGAGCTGGATGCGAAAATCAAACCTTATTTGGGGCGTTTACCGGAAGAGCTTGATCCTGTTGAAAACGCTATTTTACGACTGGCTACTTACGAACTTGTTGAGCGTATTGATGTCCCTTATAAAGTGGTCATTAATGAGGCCATTGAGCTTGCTAAGTCGTTTGGTGCTGAAGAGAGCCACAAGTTTGTGAATGGGGTGCTTGATAAAGCCATAAAAACCCTTCGTAAACACGAGTTGTCATAA
- the ribE gene encoding 6,7-dimethyl-8-ribityllumazine synthase translates to MNIIEGNIRATGKKFALVVSRFNSFVVESLVEGALDTLERHGEVNSQDITLVRVPGAYELPIAAKKLAEKGTFDGIIALGAVIRGGTPHFEFVAGECNKGLAQVSLEFGIPVSFGVITTDSIEQAIERSGTKAGNKGAEAALGALEMVNVMANIEGAE, encoded by the coding sequence ATGAATATCATTGAAGGTAATATTCGCGCAACAGGCAAAAAATTTGCGTTGGTTGTGTCACGTTTCAACAGTTTCGTTGTTGAGAGTTTGGTTGAAGGCGCATTAGATACACTTGAGCGTCACGGTGAAGTAAACAGCCAAGATATCACTTTGGTTCGCGTGCCTGGTGCATACGAGTTGCCTATCGCGGCTAAAAAGCTAGCGGAAAAAGGAACCTTTGATGGGATCATCGCTCTAGGCGCTGTTATCCGTGGCGGTACACCACACTTCGAATTTGTTGCTGGTGAATGCAACAAAGGTTTAGCTCAGGTGTCACTTGAATTCGGTATTCCGGTTTCTTTTGGCGTTATCACCACTGACAGTATCGAGCAGGCTATTGAGCGCTCTGGTACTAAAGCAGGTAACAAAGGCGCTGAAGCAGCATTAGGTGCACTTGAAATGGTTAACGTTATGGCCAATATCGAAGGGGCAGAGTAG